The following is a genomic window from Deltaproteobacteria bacterium.
GGCTTCAGTGTGGGTATTATTCTGTCTGTTACCCGGGACCTGCCTCAAATTCAGGCTCTGGAGGAGTTTCAGCCCAGTGCCGCTACTCGAGTCTACTCCGCTGATGGACAGCTTCTAGCCCAGTTCTTCATTCACCGGCGCCTGCCCGTCTCCGGGGACAGTATTCCGCACGACCTGAAGAAGGCCGTTATATCCGTGGAAGACCGGCGTTTCTACCGGCACGCCGGACTTGACGTCATACGCAATTTTGGAGCCTTGATCAAAGACATTCAGGCCCGGGGCCTGGTTCAAGGCGCTTCGACTATTACGCAGCAGCTGGCCCGCAACCTCTTCCTCACCCCGGAAAAGACCATTACCCGAAAACTTAAAGAGATCTTCCTGGCCTTACAGATCGAGCGGCGCTACACCAAGGATGAAATCCTTGAGCTGTACCTGAATCAGATTCCCTTTGGCACCGGGGCCTATGGGGTCGAAGCGGCGGCTGAAATTTACTTTGGCAAGAAGGCCTCGGACCTCACCCTGCCCGAATGCGCCCTTTTGGCCGGACTGCCTCGCTCCCCAGCCCGCTACTCCCCTTTTAATCATCCCCAGAAGGCCCTGGCTCGACGCCGGGTTGTGTTGCGGGTCATGCTTCGGGATGGACACCTGAACAGGGAGCAGTTCGAAACCGCGGTCAAGGCGCCTCTCAAGCTGGTCCCTCGCGCCGCCGCTCAAAATATAGCCCCTTATTTTTCCGAACACATCAGGCGTCTGCTGGTGGAAAAGTTCGGCCAGAACATGGTGTATCGAGGCGGGCTCGAAGTTCAGACCAGCCTGAATTATCACATCCAGGAAATTGCCGAAAAAACCCTGGTTCGTGGACTGAGGGACCTGAACAGACGGCTGGCCCGAAGCCGATCCGCCCATGCGGCCGGCGCCTCAGGGGATGAGGCCGTTCAGGGCGCCCTGGTGGTCCTCGAACCGGGCACCGGCCGGATTATAGCCATGGTGGGAGGAAAAAATTTTTCAGAAAGCCCTTTCAACCGCGCCGTGCAGGCGTTTCGCCAGCCGGGTTCCGCTATTAAGCCCATTATCTATGCCGCGGCTGTCGAGTCGGGTCTGACCCAGGCCGATCGCCTCTGGGACGCTCCGATCACCTTTAACCTGCCAGGCCGCAAAGACCCCTGGAAACCTCAAAACTACAGCCGCCGCTTTGAAGGGGAGATAAGCTTGCGCCGGGCCTTGGAGATATCGGAAAACATCCCGGCCATCAAGCTGCTGCAAAAAGTCGGCATTGGCAATGTCATCCGCACGGCTCGAAGTATGGGGCTGACTTCACCGCTCGGCCGTAACCTGGCCCTGGCTCTGGGGACCTCGGAGGTTACTCTGATCGAGCTTGTTTCGGCCTATAACTGCCTGGCCGGAGGCGGCGTCTGGATCGAGCCGTGGGGGATAGCCCAGGTTCGAGACCGCAGCGGGCTGGTCATTTTCGAGGCTCAACCACAGCGCCGGGCGGCACTTTCTCCAGAAACAGCTTATATCATGACCGATATGCTCAAGGGGGTCATAACCCATGGCACCGGCCGAAAGGCCAGGGTCCTTAAGCGGCCTCTGGCCGGGAAGACCGGAACGACCGACAGATACCGGGACGCTCTTTTTGTAGGATACTCGCCCCAGATGACTGTCGGGGTCTGGGTGGGCTATGATTCCGGCCGTGTTTTAGGCTGCGGTGAGACAGGCGCTCGCGCGGCCCTGCCTGTCTGGGTTGAGTTCATGGAGCAGGCCCTTGCAGGTAAACCGACGCACGATTTCAAGCGGCCGGTCAATATCGTTATGGTTCTCATGGACCGCATCACAGGCGCCCGCGTCAGTCCCGATGCTCCGGGAATGGTTGAAGCCGCTTTTAAAACAGGAACCGAGCCCAAGGATTAGGGCGCGTCTTGCGTTGTCCGGGAAAGGGTTGATTTAATCGCCTTTGAATCGGTCGAAGATCTCAACAAATTTTTCCTCACAGGTCAGGAAGGCATCAACCACGCTCGGATCAAAATGGGTGCCTTTTTCGTCTATAATTATGGCCTTTGCTAAATCATGGGTATAAGCGGTCTTATACACTCTTTTATGAACCAACGCGTCATAGACGTCCGATAACGCCACGATGAGGGCGGAAAGAGGAATTTCATTTCCCTTGAGGCCATTGGGATATCCGGTGCCGTCAAATTTTTCATGATGTGAAAGGGCGATTTCAGCGCTCATCTGTAAGTAGTCTGCGTTCGGATACCTCTTCAAAGCCTCATTCAGGGTTTCAAATCCAATGATGCTATGGGTTTTCATGACCTTAAATTCTTTGTCATCCAGCCGTCCCGGTTTGAGCAGTATATAGTCAGGAATACCTATCTTGCCAATATCATGCAAGGGGCTACTCAGGAAGATATTGTCAATGAATTGATTGTTTATTTTTAGAGCGGGATTGTTTGACTGCGCCAGGGTTTCAGCCAATGTTTTTGAATAAAAACGAATACGTTCCAGGTGGTTGCCCGTTTCAGGATCACGCGACTCGGCCAGTTTGGCCAGAGAAAATATAACGATGTCCCTGACTACAAAACCTAGTATCCTCTCTCCTGCCCCGATTCTTACGGCCAGCTCCGCTTTTACAAAGGGCTTTGTAATGAAATCATCAGCCCCGGCATTCATGCCCACGACAATATCATGGACGTCTTCTTTTGAGGTTACCATGATAATGTATGTATACTGGCTTCCTTCACCTTCTCTTATTTTCCTGATCAGACTCAGGCCATCCATCCCGGGCATTACCCAATCGGTGATGACCATCCTGGGCTTCTCATTCTGAAAGATTTCCCATCCTTGGCATCCATCTGAGGCCACGAGAGTCTTGTGGCCTAAGCCCTGGATCAATTTATCTATTTTCTTGCGGCTTACAAGCTCATCATCCACAACCAGAATTCTCATAAAAGGAACTCCTTGATTTTCTCTGCTTATTTAGTGATCTCTGGCATAATCTTCTAAACGGGAAACCTCTTTTTGAAGTTTTTCGAGAATCTCAAGGCTTCCTTCCAGCCTTCCGGATTTTACGATGCTTTCAAGCTTAAAAGCAATCCTGGAAAGATCATCCGCCGTCAGATTCGCCGCACCACCCTTAATGGAATGTGCCTCTCTCCCGACAACCTCAGCCTCCCCATTGGATATAGCCTGGTGAATAGTTCCGATCTGAGCCCTGGCTTTCTCAAGAAAACCATCCAGGACCTCTATTAGAAACTCCTTATCCCCCTCAAATTCCTCCACGGCCTTTTCAAAATTCATAGGAGCATCTTTTTCAATGTTTTTATCTTTTGATTGCTCCTCCCTGAATTCACCTCCTGACCCCATTTTTGGCACGACCCATTTTTCCACCATGGCCAGGAGTCCTTTCTTCTTTAAGGGCTTGGCAATATAGTCGTCCATGCCCACCGCCAGGCATTTTTCTCGATGATCTTTCAGGGCGTGCGCGGTCATGGCGATGATGGGTGTTCTTTCCAATCTGGCTGAACCTTGTTTATCGGTTAATTTATTGAGATTTGCCTCCAGGTTTCGAATGGCCTTTGTGGCCTCATATCCGTCCATCACGGGCATTTCTATGTCCATCAGGATGAGATCGTAATGTTTTCGCTTACAGGCCTCGACCGCACCCCGGCCGTTTTCCGCGAGATCAACCTGGTATCCTACTCGGTTAAGATGCCTCATGGCCACCTGCTGATTCGTGGGGTAGTCTTCGGCTAAAAGTATCTGGACCTCTTTCCTAGACTCCTCGGCTATACTATGTCTAGTGACCAGTTTTGGGGCTATCTTCATCTCCTCCGCCATGGCCAGACCCAAAATAGATTCAATGGCCTTGCGCAGTTCGTCCCGCTTAATCGGCTTGGTTAAATACCCTTCAATCCCTATATCAAGGCAGCTTTTACCGTCCCCGATCCGACCAATTGAGGTGAGGACTAAAATCGGGACTTTTTTTAGAGCCTCCCTTGACCTGATTTCCTTGGCCAGGTCAAAGCCGGACATCTCAGGCATTTGCAAGTCCAATAACATAAGGTTGAAAGGATCGTTCGATGAAACAGACTCCCCGAGAACGGATAGGGCTTCTTTCCCGCCGGGCACACTCACCGGCCGGCAGCCCCAGGAGGTAAGATACTTAATCAGGATAAATCGGTTGATCTGGTTGTCATCCACCACCAGCACCCTTAAATCGCTCAGATCAACATCTTCTCTCGCCAGGACGGCTTGCTGACCTGTTTGTTTGGCAAGGACTACGGTAAACCAGAATGTACTTCCCTTATTCACTTCACTCTCTACGCCGATTTCCCCTGCCATCAGGTCTGTCAGTTGTTTGGATATGGTGGTTCCCAGGCCGGTCCCACCGTACTGCCTGGTAGTCGAGCCGTCCGCCTGGGTGAAGCCATTGAAAATCACGGCCTGTTTGTCTTCAGGTATGCCGATGCCCGTGTCCTTCACCAGGAAACGGAGCCTGACCCTGTCGCCCAGGTCCTCGACCATCTCTCCCTTGATATATACCTCTCCCTCATGCGTAAATTTCAGGGCGTTGTCAGCCAGATTCACCAGGACCTGCCTCAGCCGGGCCGGGTCGCCGATTAATTGAGCTGGAACATCGGGAGACAGATAGGAGATGAACTCCAGGCCCTTCTGATCCGCTCTAGAAGCGATGCTGTTGGCCATATCCTCGACCAGGACCCTAAGGTCAAAGGGAATCTCTTCCAGTTCAAGCATCCCGGCCTCAATCTTGGAAAAATCGAGTATGTCAGTGATAAGGCCGAGCAGGGAATCGGCTTCGGCGCTGATGGTATGGAAGATGTTTCTCTGGTTGTCGTCAAGGTCGGTATCAAAGGCCAGTTCTATCATGCCGATGATTCCGTTCAAAGGGGTCCTGATCTCATGGCTCATGTTGGCCAGAAACTCGCTCTTGGCCTGGCTGGCAGCCTCGGCAGCCGCCTTGGCTTGCTCCAGGGACTCGACCCACTTGCGCGCGGTGATATCCCGGGCCACCCCCTGAATGGCATAGGGCTTACCATCACGGTGGAGAAGGGTCCCGCTGCTCTCTATGTATACTTCTTGGCCGTCCTTGCGCCTTAATTTGTACTCGGTTAAATCTTCCTGAAAACCGATTTTTTTAAGGGATTCAATAGTTTTAAAAGCTTTTCCCAATTGATCAGGGCTCAGCAGTGAGGCAAAATTAAGAGTGAGGGCCTCCTCCTTGGTATAACCCAGCAGTTTCAAGGCCGCCGGGTTGGCATCAATGAATTTGCCTTCAAAATCATGAACGTAAATGCACTCGAGCGCGCCGTCAAAAAGAGCCCGGTACCGCGCCTCGCTTTCCTTGATCGCCTCTTCGGCACGCTTGCGCTCGGTGACATCCCGGGCGATCCCCCGGAATCCTATGGGCTGACCTTCGGGGTCTCGCAAAATAGACGCGGACATCTCATGAAAGCTGATACTCCCATCTTTTGCGATAATTCTATGGTCTATTATTTTTTTGGGTTTCCCTGTCCGGTAAATTTGATTAAAAGCTTGTAATGTTTTTTTTGCGGTTTCCGCAGAGGTATAATCCCGGTTATCCATAGTCATTAATTCGTCCCGGGGATATCCCATTATTTTACACAATGAATCATTGAAAAAGGTGAATTTTCCGGTAAGATCAACCTCAAAGTAACCCTCTTCAATGCTCTCAAGGATGGTTCGATATCTTTCTTCACTTCTACGAAGCGCCTCCTCGGCCTGTTTGCGTTCAGTGATGTCACGGGCAATACCTCGGAACCCGATTGGACGGTCTTTTTGGTCCTGTATCAAGGAGGTGGACAGCTCAAGAACCCTTGTACTTCCGTCTTTTTTAATGAGTTCATAGTCCATTATTTCCGCCGATTTTCCTGTGCGGTAAATTCGATTAAAGACTTGATACAATTTCTCGGCGACTTCAGGAGTAGAGTACTCCCGGTTGTCCATACCCATAAATTCGTTCCTGGAATAACCTGATATTTTAAGCATGGCGTCATTGAAGAAAGTCATCTTCCCGGTAAGATCAATTTCGAAGTAACCATCATCAATGCCTTCGAGGATGGTTCTGAACTTTTCCTCGCTCTGCCTGAGCGCCTCCTCGGCACCCTTTTGCTCGATGGTTCGTCCTATTCGCT
Proteins encoded in this region:
- a CDS encoding PBP1A family penicillin-binding protein, giving the protein MAGKRKRALWILILLILAGLLIGFSVGIILSVTRDLPQIQALEEFQPSAATRVYSADGQLLAQFFIHRRLPVSGDSIPHDLKKAVISVEDRRFYRHAGLDVIRNFGALIKDIQARGLVQGASTITQQLARNLFLTPEKTITRKLKEIFLALQIERRYTKDEILELYLNQIPFGTGAYGVEAAAEIYFGKKASDLTLPECALLAGLPRSPARYSPFNHPQKALARRRVVLRVMLRDGHLNREQFETAVKAPLKLVPRAAAQNIAPYFSEHIRRLLVEKFGQNMVYRGGLEVQTSLNYHIQEIAEKTLVRGLRDLNRRLARSRSAHAAGASGDEAVQGALVVLEPGTGRIIAMVGGKNFSESPFNRAVQAFRQPGSAIKPIIYAAAVESGLTQADRLWDAPITFNLPGRKDPWKPQNYSRRFEGEISLRRALEISENIPAIKLLQKVGIGNVIRTARSMGLTSPLGRNLALALGTSEVTLIELVSAYNCLAGGGVWIEPWGIAQVRDRSGLVIFEAQPQRRAALSPETAYIMTDMLKGVITHGTGRKARVLKRPLAGKTGTTDRYRDALFVGYSPQMTVGVWVGYDSGRVLGCGETGARAALPVWVEFMEQALAGKPTHDFKRPVNIVMVLMDRITGARVSPDAPGMVEAAFKTGTEPKD
- a CDS encoding response regulator; translated protein: MRILVVDDELVSRKKIDKLIQGLGHKTLVASDGCQGWEIFQNEKPRMVITDWVMPGMDGLSLIRKIREGEGSQYTYIIMVTSKEDVHDIVVGMNAGADDFITKPFVKAELAVRIGAGERILGFVVRDIVIFSLAKLAESRDPETGNHLERIRFYSKTLAETLAQSNNPALKINNQFIDNIFLSSPLHDIGKIGIPDYILLKPGRLDDKEFKVMKTHSIIGFETLNEALKRYPNADYLQMSAEIALSHHEKFDGTGYPNGLKGNEIPLSALIVALSDVYDALVHKRVYKTAYTHDLAKAIIIDEKGTHFDPSVVDAFLTCEEKFVEIFDRFKGD
- a CDS encoding PAS domain S-box protein — translated: MKDERKTKAQLISELVELRRRDTELETSEDRRKHAKGEMEKGTKDSAALYETMTSSSPVGIYIVQDRKFVYTNPQFQRDTGYSEDELIGKEPLSMVYPEDRETVRANAVRMLKGELSHPYEYRVINKNGETRDVIETVISIQYDGQQAAMSNYMDITELKRVEEALLKQTRDLSERIKELNCLYSISKLVEKPGISLEEILQGTVDLVPPGYQYPESACARVVLEDREFRTKNFQETVWKQASDITLHHEKVGTIEVYYVEEKPESDEGPFLKEERSLINGIAERIGRTIEQKGAEEALRQSEEKFRTILEGIDDGYFEIDLTGKMTFFNDAMLKISGYSRNEFMGMDNREYSTPEVAEKLYQVFNRIYRTGKSAEIMDYELIKKDGSTRVLELSTSLIQDQKDRPIGFRGIARDITERKQAEEALRRSEERYRTILESIEEGYFEVDLTGKFTFFNDSLCKIMGYPRDELMTMDNRDYTSAETAKKTLQAFNQIYRTGKPKKIIDHRIIAKDGSISFHEMSASILRDPEGQPIGFRGIARDVTERKRAEEAIKESEARYRALFDGALECIYVHDFEGKFIDANPAALKLLGYTKEEALTLNFASLLSPDQLGKAFKTIESLKKIGFQEDLTEYKLRRKDGQEVYIESSGTLLHRDGKPYAIQGVARDITARKWVESLEQAKAAAEAASQAKSEFLANMSHEIRTPLNGIIGMIELAFDTDLDDNQRNIFHTISAEADSLLGLITDILDFSKIEAGMLELEEIPFDLRVLVEDMANSIASRADQKGLEFISYLSPDVPAQLIGDPARLRQVLVNLADNALKFTHEGEVYIKGEMVEDLGDRVRLRFLVKDTGIGIPEDKQAVIFNGFTQADGSTTRQYGGTGLGTTISKQLTDLMAGEIGVESEVNKGSTFWFTVVLAKQTGQQAVLAREDVDLSDLRVLVVDDNQINRFILIKYLTSWGCRPVSVPGGKEALSVLGESVSSNDPFNLMLLDLQMPEMSGFDLAKEIRSREALKKVPILVLTSIGRIGDGKSCLDIGIEGYLTKPIKRDELRKAIESILGLAMAEEMKIAPKLVTRHSIAEESRKEVQILLAEDYPTNQQVAMRHLNRVGYQVDLAENGRGAVEACKRKHYDLILMDIEMPVMDGYEATKAIRNLEANLNKLTDKQGSARLERTPIIAMTAHALKDHREKCLAVGMDDYIAKPLKKKGLLAMVEKWVVPKMGSGGEFREEQSKDKNIEKDAPMNFEKAVEEFEGDKEFLIEVLDGFLEKARAQIGTIHQAISNGEAEVVGREAHSIKGGAANLTADDLSRIAFKLESIVKSGRLEGSLEILEKLQKEVSRLEDYARDH